The Methanosarcina barkeri str. Wiesmoor DNA segment GCGCCGTCTAAGCAGCGAACCCCGTGGAGAGCCGTAATGGCGAGAATCGGGCGAATCTGTTATGGCTAAAGTCGGTTGCACCCCGGGACCCGTGAAAAGGCCGCTAAATGTCCGTACCAAGATCTGACACTGGTGCCCCTAGCTGAAAAGGCTAAGGCGTGTCGGAGTACTTCAGTTAAGGGAATTCGGCAAATTAGCTCCGTAACTTCGGGATAAGGAGTGCCTGCTGTGGAGACAGCAGGTCGCAGTGACCAGGGGGCTCTAACTGTCTAATACCAACATAGGAGATTGCAAACCCGTAAGGGCTAGTACAATCTCTGAATCCTGCTCAGTGCAGGTACCTGAAACCCCGTTTCAACGGGACGAAGGGCCTGTAAACAGCGGGGGTAACTATGACCCTCTTAAGGTAGCGTAGTACCTTGTCGCTTAATTGGCGACTTGCATGAATGGATCAATGAGAGCCCTACTGTCCCTAACTGGAATCCGGTGAAGCTTACATTCTAGTGCACAGTCTAGAGACCTCTAGGGGGAAGTGAAGACCCCGTGGAGCTTTACTGCAGCCTGTCGCTGGGTTGTGGTTCTGGATGTACAGAGTAGGTAGGAGGCATCGAAGCGTATGCGCCAGCATACGTGGAGCCGCAATTGGGACACTACCCTTCTGGGACTACGACCCTAACTCTGAGAAGAGGACCCCGATAGGTGGGCAGTTTGCCTGGGGCGGGACGCCCTTGAAAAGATATCAAGGGCGCGCAATGGTTGACTCAAGCGGGTCGGAAACTCGCTGAAGAGTGCAAGAGCATAAGTCAGCCTGACGTTATTCAGCATAGCAGTGGATGACGAGACGAAAGTCGGCTCTAGCGAACTTTTGAGCCTCCTTGGTGGGGGCCAAAAATGACAGAAAAGTTACCCCGGGGATAATTGAGTCGTTGCCGGCAAGAGTACATATCGACCCGGCAGCTTGCTACCTCGATGTCGGTTCTTTCCATCCTGGCCGTGCAGCAGCGGCCAAGGGTGAGGTTGTTCGCCTATTAAAGGAGATCGTGAGCTGGGTTTAGACCGTCGTGAGACAGGTCGGTTACTATCTACTAGAGGTGCACGAGGTCTGCGGGTAAGCTGCTTTTAGTACGAGAGGAACCAAGCAGCGGCGCCACTGGTGTACCGGTTGTCTGACAAGGCATAGCCGGGCAGCTACGCGCCAAAGAATAAGAGCTGAATGCATCTAAGCTCGAACTCTCACCTAAAAAGAGACCTCATTAAGGATTCCGGTAGAAGACCGGTTTGATAGAAACGGGATGTAAGCACCAAGGCAACGAGGTGTTCAGTCCGCGTTTACTAACTATCCGTTCCTTTCTTAATCCGGTCCAGGCGAAATTCAGTATGCAGCACTGTACATGACTTCATTTTTCCACAATCCCATTTATAGGTAGAGTTTGGCGGCCATAGCGGCAGTGTAACTCCTGTACCCATCCCGAACACAGTAGATAAGCCTGCCCGCGTTCCTTACTGTACTGAAGTGTGCGAGCCTTCGGGAACTCTGGATCGCTGCCATACTCACCTTATAATACCTTACTTTTCATAATCTGTTTTTTGTAACTTATTATTGTATCTTTTTTATGTTACTGCTTTTGTATAAATTGTTTTATCAGCCTTTTATAACATGTTTGCTCTTTTCTGTTTCTTTCCTTTTGAGTGCGAGCTCATCCTTTAAGCCTTGCATTTTGAAGAATCACGTGCATATTTCAACATTTGATAAATCTGCTTATGTGTTTTAAGATAGTTTATAAAAATGATTGAGTAGAGGTTTATTTACTTTAGTCCCAAAAAGGTATCTCTTGCAGGTTCATTCTCCCCGCAGATCAAGTCCTGCTTTTACTCCTTTTATCACGGCTTCAGTAATCTTTTTTCCAAAATCTGTGCTTGAACCTGCGTAAAGTATTTCCTGTCTTTCCTCATTTTCCGGGCCAGGTTTTGAGTCAATTTCATAAGCAATAATAACTGCATCCGTATTGGTGCCCAGGAAATTGTAGCCTTTTTCAAGCAGAGCAAGCCCTTTTGCTTCTGTGGCTGTGATTATCGCTCCAAGGAGAGCTGTCTCGGATAGTTTTGCCTTTGAGACCAGAATTATATTTATGGTTCCAACTTTTGCTCTGAATTCTGATCCGTTGCTCACGCCAGCGGTCATGAAAGCTGTCAGGTAGTCATTTTCTACTACCTGAAGGTATTCCATTTTTACAGCTGTAAGGAGGCCGAAATGAGCTTCTGCAAGGCCCAGTTTCAAGGCTTCTTCCTTTAAAAACTCCTGCGGGTCAGGAGGGTTAAAGGTTCTTGGCACCTGTTTGTTGAAAAGATACTTCACCCGTGCGCAGCCGCCGTTTAAACCCGTGCTTACGGCTTCAAAATCTCCTTTTATTATAAGGGTACTGTCCTTCACATAGTACTGCATATATAAGGCTCTCCGTTTTTACTAAAGAAATGTATATAATTGATCGAACTTACGAGAATAATGCTTTTTTATCCTAAAATTATTTCGCTTTTTAAATTCTTTTATTGTATTCTATACCGTATGCTAGTGATCCACTATTTTAATTCAACTTTAAATTTACTTCTTTTACATGATCATTACAAAGTACCAAAATAGAATTGAAATTTACTCAGTGTTTAGGAATGATTGAGATATAAATTTCAGTTTTCACTTCGGTAATGACTCTATAATTGCACTTCTCAAATATCATTAATGACAAATGTGGGTATAAATACTTGAAATTAAATTTTCATCATTCCTTGACCTTTTGCGTTGATGTTGTTGCATCGTATATTGAACTTTCAAATGGTTTTGAATCTTCAAGATCATTTCAGGATATAACAAGTCCTATAAATTTTCTATCTAGAGCTTTCTAATATTCACACAGAAATACAGGAAACCTAAAGGAGCCAGAACTGTTAAATATTTAGAGAAAATACAAATAGTCTTTATGTATTCTTGGGATCCAAAACTTTATTCTTCGAATTCCTCAGCTCAGAAAAATTGGGGGTTTGAACTTCTTGCAAAGCTGAACTTGAAAGGAAATGAAAGGTTTCTGGATGTTGGCTGCGGGGATGGAAAACTTAGTGCTGAAGTTGCAAAAATTCTACCTGAAGGCTCTGTTCTAGGAATCGATCTCTCTGAAGAAATGATTACTTTTGCCAGGAATCATTATCCTCAAGAGAAGTTTCCAAACCTTGCTTTTATGCAAGCAAATGCAAGTGAACTTACTTTTGACTATGAGTTTGACATTGTCTTTTCCAATGCTGTTCTTCACTGGATAAAAGTTCCTGAAGCTGCTCTGAAGGGTTTTTGGAAAAGCCTCAAGCCTGGCGGAGTATTTCTGGCCCAGCTTGGAGGGAGAGGAAACGCTGCAGAGATTCTCAAAACTCTTGACTATATGCTCGAAAACGACAAATGGAGTTCTTATTTCAAGGATTTCGTATTTCCGTATGGCTTTTACGGACCTGAAGAATACGGTAAATGGCTCAAAGATGCAGGTTTTTTAATTAAGCGTTTGGAATTGATCTCAAAAGACATGGCTCTTCATGGAGAAAATGAACTCTTCGCCTGGATTGCTTCAACCTGGCACCCTTATATACAGCGGGTACCTCCAGAATTAAAAGAGGATTTTATAAGCGAACTTGTAACTCTTTTTGTGAAAAATTATCCGCCTGATGACAAAGGATATGTCCATGTCCAGATGAAAAGGCTGGAAATTGAGGCTTATCGGGAGAAATGAGGCCTATTGGGAGAATTCCCCTGAACAGGAATAATACTAATTTCATTTTTGAAGTCTGTGTTTTTCTTCTTAAATTGGCTTCTAATAGCTTATTTTGTTTCTTCCAATCTTGTTCTCAGTTTCCACTCAGCCATTGAGTACAATAACAAGCATAGAACCATTATTACCATTGCAAGTGCTTCTATTCTGGACTCTTTTTTCAGGTGACGGTGGAGTTAATCGAAAATTTTTCATTTTTATATAACTTTTTCGTTTATATAGAAATTTTTCGTTTCTGCTTCAACTTTTTTTATTTTTATATTGGAATTTTCCGGCTTGATTTCAATATAATTCAATCAAAATATATTTATATTATATATTGTCGCCCGCATATTCTCTGACGCAAAATATATATACTTTCTATATTGGAGGAAAAGATTTATATATTGATGAGGGGTAATGAGCTTCCGTTACCCGGCAAGTGGAAAACTAATTCCTGACCGGCCAAACGTGAAAAACAAAAAGAAGTGATAATGGGATGACAAATACTGAAATCTTTGATAAGTTACGCGACGCAATCGTAAATCAAAATGTCGCAGGTACTCCAGAGCTATGCAAGGAGGCTCTGGCTTCAGGAATTCCGGCACTTGACATTATTACAAAGGGCCTTTCCGTTGGAATGAAAATTGTCGGTGACAAGTTCGAAGCCGCCGAGATTTTTTTGCCTCAGATCATGATGTCCGGAAAAGCGATGAGTAATGCAATGGAAGTCCTTACCCCTGAACTTGAAAAGAACAAGAAAGAAGGAGAAGAAGCAGGACTTGCCATCACCTTTGTTGCAGAAGGGGATATTCACGACATTGGTCACAGGCTTGTTACCACAATGCTTGGAGCAAATGGGTTCCAGATCGTTGACCTGGGAGTTGATGTGCTTAATGAAAACGTCGTAGAAGAAGCTGCAAAGCACAAGGGAGATAAAGTCCTCTTAGTAGGCTCTGCCCTTATGACCACCTCCATGCTCGGCCAGAAAGACCTTATGGACAGGCTCAATGAAGAAAAACTCAGGGACAATGTAAAGTGCATGTTCGGAGGAGCACCAGTATCTGATAAATGGATCGAAGAAATCGGAGCTGATGCAACTGCAGAAAATGCTGCTGAGGCTGCAAAAGTTGCACTTGAGGTAATGAAATAATCCTGGGAGGCAAGACAATGACATTTAGAAAGTCCTTTGATTGCTATGATTTCTACGACAGAGCAAAAGTAGGAGAAAAGTGTACTCTGGACGACTGGGATCTCATGAGGATCCCAATGAAAGCAATGGAACTCAAGCAGAAGTATGGGCTTGACTTCAAGGGAGAGTTTATCCCGACAGATAAGGATATGATGGAAAAACTCTTCAAGGCCGGCTTTGAGATGCTACTTGAGTGTGGAATTTATTGCACAGATACCCATAGGATCGTAAAGTACACTGAAGACGAAATCTGGGATGCAATCAACAATGCCCAGAAGGAATTTGTGCTCGGAACTGGCAGGGATGCCGTTAATGTAAGGAAGAGAAGTGTTGGTGACAAGGCAAAGCCAATCGTACAGGGTGGACCTACCGGTTCTCCAATTTCCGAAGACGTGTTTATGCCTGTTCACATGAGCTATGCCCTGGAAAAGGAAGTAGACACGATTGTTAATGGTGTCATGACTACAGTACGTGGAAAAGCTCCTGTTCCAAAAAGTCCTTATGAAGTTCTTGCTGCAAAGACCGAAACAAGGCTAATTAAGAATGCTTGCGCCATGGCTGGTAGGCCTGGCATGGGTGTCTAGGGCCCAGAGACCTCACTGTCCGCCCAGGGAAACATTTCCGCTGACTGTGCCGGCGGAATGACCTGTACGGACAGTCACGAGGTCTCGCAACTCTGTGAACTCAAGATCGATCTCGATGCAATT contains these protein-coding regions:
- the cbiZ gene encoding adenosylcobinamide amidohydrolase, whose amino-acid sequence is MQYYVKDSTLIIKGDFEAVSTGLNGGCARVKYLFNKQVPRTFNPPDPQEFLKEEALKLGLAEAHFGLLTAVKMEYLQVVENDYLTAFMTAGVSNGSEFRAKVGTINIILVSKAKLSETALLGAIITATEAKGLALLEKGYNFLGTNTDAVIIAYEIDSKPGPENEERQEILYAGSSTDFGKKITEAVIKGVKAGLDLRGE
- a CDS encoding class I SAM-dependent methyltransferase, whose product is MYSWDPKLYSSNSSAQKNWGFELLAKLNLKGNERFLDVGCGDGKLSAEVAKILPEGSVLGIDLSEEMITFARNHYPQEKFPNLAFMQANASELTFDYEFDIVFSNAVLHWIKVPEAALKGFWKSLKPGGVFLAQLGGRGNAAEILKTLDYMLENDKWSSYFKDFVFPYGFYGPEEYGKWLKDAGFLIKRLELISKDMALHGENELFAWIASTWHPYIQRVPPELKEDFISELVTLFVKNYPPDDKGYVHVQMKRLEIEAYREK
- a CDS encoding methyltransferase cognate corrinoid protein translates to MTNTEIFDKLRDAIVNQNVAGTPELCKEALASGIPALDIITKGLSVGMKIVGDKFEAAEIFLPQIMMSGKAMSNAMEVLTPELEKNKKEGEEAGLAITFVAEGDIHDIGHRLVTTMLGANGFQIVDLGVDVLNENVVEEAAKHKGDKVLLVGSALMTTSMLGQKDLMDRLNEEKLRDNVKCMFGGAPVSDKWIEEIGADATAENAAEAAKVALEVMK